From Anopheles arabiensis isolate DONGOLA chromosome 3, AaraD3, whole genome shotgun sequence, a single genomic window includes:
- the LOC120904218 gene encoding scoloptoxin SSD14-like isoform X1, protein MKHWHSMLMIMCLLWHSAQAHPPNGARAAVTSNAAECAEIGMSMLDQGGSVADAAIATLLCEGVSIPQSMGIGGGFVLTIYNKASGIVESLDSREVAPAAATKNMYVGNGKAAIEGGLSIAVPGELKGYWELHQKYGKLPWKKLVEPTITLCTKGSLVTDYLEKILSSKKSSLLSDRALANIFINPNTNDTWKAGDRIKRPALAESLKVIAVEGAGALYSKSGSLLPKLMQDLKKAGSILTESDFYNYRPEWVKPARATLRNSFNLHSMPLPGSGPILSYMLSILDGYKDLSIDDDLTWHRIVESFKHGYGLRTKVGDPRFVNSVNNVLQKMTNKNYIAYIRDMIVSNMTFDSYDYYGADFAGLQDQGTAHVSVLAANGDAVSVTSTINYLFGSLIISPSTGIILNDEMDDFSTPGVVNAYGLSPSPANFIVPGKRPLSSMSPTIITDREGDVRMVIGGAGGSRITTATALVIVRHLYFKQSLCEAINAPRIHHQLAPMQVEHEKGFDATVLKELAARGHKVQESKADFGFAALTAIAREGYSVSAAFDRRRSGSVSVRPRKTGLGNCI, encoded by the exons ATGAAGCA CTGGCATTCAATGCTTATGATAATGTGTCTGTTATGGCACTCAGCCCAAGCACATCCACCAAATGGTGCTCGTGCCGCGGTAACCTCGAACGCAGCCGAATGTGCCGAAATCGGAATGAGCATGCTTGATCAAGGTGGTTCCGTAGCTGATGCGGCTATCGCTACGCTGTTATGTGAAGGCGTTTCAATTCCCCAGAGTATGGGTATCGGCGGTGGATTCGTACTGACCATCTATAACAAAGCGTCGGGCATCGTAGAGTCCTTGGACTCGCGAGAGGTCGCTCCGGCTGCAGCCACTAAAAATATGTACGTCGGAAATGGCAAAGCTGCCATTGAAGGTGGACTATCGATTGCCGTTCCTGGGGAACTCAAGGGCTACTGGGAGTTGCATCAAAAGTATGGCAAACTGCCATGGAAAAAGTTAGTTGAACCGACGATCACTTTGTGTACCAAGGGGTCTCTGGTGACAGATTATTTGGAGAAAATTTTGTCCTCGAAGAAGTCGTCACTTTTATCGGATCGAGCGCTAGCAAACATATTCATTAACCCAAATACCAACGACACCTGGAAGGCGGGAGATCGTATTAAGCGACCAGCATTGGCAGAATCTTTGAAAGTGATTGCAGTGGAAGGGGCAGGTGCTTTATATAGTAAAAGTGGATCACTTTTGCCCAAATTAATGCAAGATCTGAAGAAAGCAGGCAGCATCCTAACGGAAAGTGATTTTTATAATTACAG ACCTGAGTGGGTAAAGCCGGCACGAGCCACGCTACGGAACAGCTTCAATTTGCATTCTATGCCACTTCCAGGCAGTGGTCCTATTCTTAGTTATATGTTATCTATTCTGGACGGATACAAAGATCTTTCAATCGATGATGATCTCACCTGGCATCGAATTGTTGAGAGCTTTAAACATGGGTACGGCTTACGAACAAAAGTAGGAGATCCCCGCTTCGTTAACTCGGTGAACAACGTGCTGCAAAAAATGACCAATAAAAATTACATCGCCTACATTCGGGACATGATAGTGAGCAACATGACGTTCGATAGTTATGACTATTATGGAGCAGATTTTGCTGGCTTGCAGGATCAAGGAACCGCGCACGTATCGGTGTTGGCAGCCAATGGAGATGCAGTATCGGTAACAAGCACGATTAATTATCT GTTTGGCTCATTAATAATTTCACCTTCGACCGGTATCATTCTCAACGATGAGATGGACGATTTTTCAACACCGGGTGTAGTGAATGCCTATGGGTTATCGCCTTCTCCGGCTAATTTTATCGTACCAGGAAAACGGCCTCTTTCCTCCATGTCTCCGACAATCATAACTGATCGTGAGGGAGATGTTAGGATGGTAATTGGTGGTGCAGGAGGATCAAGGATAACGACCGCCACGGCATTGGTTATAGTTAGACACCTGTATTTTAAACAAAGCCTTTGTGAGGCAATCAATGCACCACGAATCCATCATCAATTAGCACCCATGCAGGTGGAACATGAGAAGGGATTTGATGCAACTGTGTTAAAAGAGCTAGCTGCTCGGGGTCATAAGGTTCAGGAATCGAAAGCCGATTTTGGATTCGCTGCCTTAACAGCAATAGCAAGGGAGGGATATTCTGTTTCAGCTGCCTTCGACAGAAGGCGGAGTGGCAGTGTGTCAGTCCGTCCACGAAAGACTGGGTTAGGTAATTGTATCTAA
- the LOC120904218 gene encoding scoloptoxin SSD14-like isoform X2: MLMIMCLLWHSAQAHPPNGARAAVTSNAAECAEIGMSMLDQGGSVADAAIATLLCEGVSIPQSMGIGGGFVLTIYNKASGIVESLDSREVAPAAATKNMYVGNGKAAIEGGLSIAVPGELKGYWELHQKYGKLPWKKLVEPTITLCTKGSLVTDYLEKILSSKKSSLLSDRALANIFINPNTNDTWKAGDRIKRPALAESLKVIAVEGAGALYSKSGSLLPKLMQDLKKAGSILTESDFYNYRPEWVKPARATLRNSFNLHSMPLPGSGPILSYMLSILDGYKDLSIDDDLTWHRIVESFKHGYGLRTKVGDPRFVNSVNNVLQKMTNKNYIAYIRDMIVSNMTFDSYDYYGADFAGLQDQGTAHVSVLAANGDAVSVTSTINYLFGSLIISPSTGIILNDEMDDFSTPGVVNAYGLSPSPANFIVPGKRPLSSMSPTIITDREGDVRMVIGGAGGSRITTATALVIVRHLYFKQSLCEAINAPRIHHQLAPMQVEHEKGFDATVLKELAARGHKVQESKADFGFAALTAIAREGYSVSAAFDRRRSGSVSVRPRKTGLGNCI; this comes from the exons ATGCTTATGATAATGTGTCTGTTATGGCACTCAGCCCAAGCACATCCACCAAATGGTGCTCGTGCCGCGGTAACCTCGAACGCAGCCGAATGTGCCGAAATCGGAATGAGCATGCTTGATCAAGGTGGTTCCGTAGCTGATGCGGCTATCGCTACGCTGTTATGTGAAGGCGTTTCAATTCCCCAGAGTATGGGTATCGGCGGTGGATTCGTACTGACCATCTATAACAAAGCGTCGGGCATCGTAGAGTCCTTGGACTCGCGAGAGGTCGCTCCGGCTGCAGCCACTAAAAATATGTACGTCGGAAATGGCAAAGCTGCCATTGAAGGTGGACTATCGATTGCCGTTCCTGGGGAACTCAAGGGCTACTGGGAGTTGCATCAAAAGTATGGCAAACTGCCATGGAAAAAGTTAGTTGAACCGACGATCACTTTGTGTACCAAGGGGTCTCTGGTGACAGATTATTTGGAGAAAATTTTGTCCTCGAAGAAGTCGTCACTTTTATCGGATCGAGCGCTAGCAAACATATTCATTAACCCAAATACCAACGACACCTGGAAGGCGGGAGATCGTATTAAGCGACCAGCATTGGCAGAATCTTTGAAAGTGATTGCAGTGGAAGGGGCAGGTGCTTTATATAGTAAAAGTGGATCACTTTTGCCCAAATTAATGCAAGATCTGAAGAAAGCAGGCAGCATCCTAACGGAAAGTGATTTTTATAATTACAG ACCTGAGTGGGTAAAGCCGGCACGAGCCACGCTACGGAACAGCTTCAATTTGCATTCTATGCCACTTCCAGGCAGTGGTCCTATTCTTAGTTATATGTTATCTATTCTGGACGGATACAAAGATCTTTCAATCGATGATGATCTCACCTGGCATCGAATTGTTGAGAGCTTTAAACATGGGTACGGCTTACGAACAAAAGTAGGAGATCCCCGCTTCGTTAACTCGGTGAACAACGTGCTGCAAAAAATGACCAATAAAAATTACATCGCCTACATTCGGGACATGATAGTGAGCAACATGACGTTCGATAGTTATGACTATTATGGAGCAGATTTTGCTGGCTTGCAGGATCAAGGAACCGCGCACGTATCGGTGTTGGCAGCCAATGGAGATGCAGTATCGGTAACAAGCACGATTAATTATCT GTTTGGCTCATTAATAATTTCACCTTCGACCGGTATCATTCTCAACGATGAGATGGACGATTTTTCAACACCGGGTGTAGTGAATGCCTATGGGTTATCGCCTTCTCCGGCTAATTTTATCGTACCAGGAAAACGGCCTCTTTCCTCCATGTCTCCGACAATCATAACTGATCGTGAGGGAGATGTTAGGATGGTAATTGGTGGTGCAGGAGGATCAAGGATAACGACCGCCACGGCATTGGTTATAGTTAGACACCTGTATTTTAAACAAAGCCTTTGTGAGGCAATCAATGCACCACGAATCCATCATCAATTAGCACCCATGCAGGTGGAACATGAGAAGGGATTTGATGCAACTGTGTTAAAAGAGCTAGCTGCTCGGGGTCATAAGGTTCAGGAATCGAAAGCCGATTTTGGATTCGCTGCCTTAACAGCAATAGCAAGGGAGGGATATTCTGTTTCAGCTGCCTTCGACAGAAGGCGGAGTGGCAGTGTGTCAGTCCGTCCACGAAAGACTGGGTTAGGTAATTGTATCTAA
- the LOC120902774 gene encoding protein sax-3, whose protein sequence is MCTVRCYTEQALMQGNRGYCDSQTMRKIGIEPFHHWLALLRKRRFTDGIGKRGIGTFTTIGLQLLLVLHAVEALQNPRIIEHPIDTTVPRHEPATLNCKAEGIPQPTIQWYKDGAPLKILQGSHRIALPAGGLFFLKVVNSRRESDAGVYWCEARNENGIARSRNATLQVAVLREEFRLEPQHTRVAQGETVLLECGPPKGIPEPTLWWRKNGQKLEVEASKRIRIVDGGNLAIQDVRQTDEGQYQCIAKNLVGVRESATAFLKVHVKPFLIRGPHDQTVVEGTSVTFQCRVGGDPMPDVLWRRSASGGNMPLNRVHILEDRSLRLEDVVLDDEGEYSCEADNAVGAISATGTLTVHSPPHLSIRPVPQVVEAPHDVSFECKSEGRPKPTTFWSIEGNRTLIFPGTSIDRFETTYTQESLTVLTLTQTTKSDNGLVIVCSAVNSVGSVSVRARLMVASQDDRPPPIIILGPTNQTLPSKSTVSMACNAVGNPNPFISWYLDGNPVVPSERINITENGTLLLRELEKGTDQGLYTCVASSSSGKSTWSAFLRVESPTNPNVNFYRAPEPSEFPSAPGKPQIVNISNSSITISWLPSIKSGASDINGYLIEVFSSDMAKGWTTVPFKVSSTSYSYAPISPNVSYIFIVRAENDQGLGIPSLMSDPVSIGREFNHGEDINLSEAQATLSSGQVVNLLEANATDATSVRLAWEIVNGQYVEGFYIYSRKVNSNGTYRTLTVLHGGGASACTINGLEKFTEYEFFLVPFYKTIQGRPSNSRSTCTLEDVPTASPVNLEAVLLNTSAVYLKWEPPSNSTINGKLKHYHIIIRGYDVHNISKVLTNMTVDGEAPKLLLANLSAGVTYSVSIAASTKVGIGPYSIPSILRLDPHTRRLDHGYTRYPINHDYSHDILTQTWFIILLGSIIAIIVFLFGAIIIFRRIQFMKHSSLNNMHGNHAIGTVRKFPTLPLNPNGVWIDPGGGVWRQASDITKEVITDYAQVSAAPTLPLPDYERLSPLNMPDYAEVAGCSSFKNDLGQSDPCYDNYGAYASTTLVGRSVQLYAQNQFDGKNVYSAPTVVTAAAASGGCHYNNFINQQHQQRHQQQLQAQYGLHGPQQMHAQIQSQPHQQQIGVHDKRERDANGRPIGGGGGSIKSQKMNIIENRMADMLNNLNQCSSSGPTASYSTGGGMGSSYGGSTVSNLNSGSHCSLLPAGQPMAASSTLTMDVMNSMSGSAPGSGGAIGGGSSSVPHTPLFGTIKRTTKYNKIGYNKDNKLNFGDNGRSVEQPLFVKSKYDGTWSSVPSSVTMASAASSNMINNSPYQQQHQQQQQQQQQQQQHLPVPPLSSTNSIHQQQQLLTTVGPPHPPPPQLPPIQQAPSVVHHFPSGHHHHSTSVSLFHGGKESSRSPSRVSPTTHGLQTNNLDNHPPQECNNGTNTITNGQEASIGFSGNANHPLQQTHQLSGDTNVENV, encoded by the exons cTCTTCAAAATCCACGTATTATAGAGCATCCAATCGACACCACCGTGCCACGCCATGAGCCTGCCACACTCAACTGTAAAGCGGAAGGGATACCCCAGCCGACTATTCAGTGGTACAAGGACGGCGCACCATTGAAGATACTCCAGGGATCGCACCGGATAGCACTACCAGccggtggtttgttttttctgaAG GTTGTAAATTCGCGGAGAGAAAGCGACGCAGGGGTGTACTGGTGTGAGGCACGGAACGAGAACGGAATTGCCAGAAGTAGGAACGCTACCCTACAAGTAGCAG TATTGCGAGAAGAGTTTCGACTTGAGCCCCAGCATACACGCGTAGCACAGGGGGAAACAGTGCTACTAGAATGCGGCCCACCGAAAGgaattccggagccgacgtTGTGGTGGCGAAAAAATGGTCAAAAACTAGAAGTTGAAGCTTCGAAACGCATTCGTATTGTCGATGGAGGTAATTTAGCAATTCAGGATGTACGCCAAACTGACGAAGGACAATACCaatgcattgcaaaaaatTTGGTTGGCGTACGGGAATCAGCAACGGCTTTTCTCAAAGTTCATG TAAAACCATTTCTGATACGAGGACCGCATGATCAAACTGTCGTCGAAGGTACGTCTGTAACATTTCAATGTCGAGTAGGTGGGGATCCGATGCCAGATGTACTATGGCGTCGATCGGCATCAGGAGGCAACATGCCATTAAATCGAGTGCATATCCTGGAGGACAGGAGTCTACGGTTGGAGGATGTAGTTCTGGATGATGAGGGAGAGTATAGCTGTGAGGCTGATAATGCTGTCGGAGCCATCTCAGCCACTGGCACATTGACCGTCCATT CTCCTCCCCATCTTTCGATAAGACCAGTCCCACAGGTAGTAGAAGCACCGCACGATGTTTCGTTCGAATGTAAATCAGAAGGCAGACCAAAGCCAACTACATTTTGGTCCATAGAAGGTAACAGAACACTGATCTTTCCCGGCACGTCCATCGATCGATTCGAgactacatacacacaggaaAGTCTCACCGTCTTGACGCTTACTCAAACTACAAAATCTGATAACGGTCTTGTGATCGTTTGTAGTGCCGTAAACAGTGTCGGATCTGTCAGTGTTCGAGCCCGCTTGATGGTAGCTTCACAGGATGATCGACCCCCTCCAATCATTATTCTTGGTCCTACAAACCAAACTCTTCCCTCAAAGTCGACAGTATCGATGGCTTGCAATGCGGTTGGTAATCCTAATCCGTTCATTTCTTGGTACCTGGATGGTAATCCGGTCGTACCATCGGAACGAATTAATATAACGGAAAATGGAACGCTCTTATTACGAGAGCTTGAGAAAGGAACCGATCAAGGGCTCTACACGTGCgtagccagcagcagcagtgggaaaTCTACGTGGAGTGCGTTCCTGCGCGTTGAGTCACCCACGAATCCAAATGTTAACTTTTATCGGGCACCTGAACCATCCGAATTCCCAAGTGCCCCGGGAAAGCCCCAAATTGTTAACATTAGCAACAGCTCCATTACCATCTCTTGGCTGCCCAGCATCAAGTCCGGTGCTTCCGATATCAATGGTTACCTGATTGAAGTATTTTCAAGTGATATGGCCAAAGGGTGGACAACAGTCCCGTTTAAGGTTTCGTCGACGAGCTACAGTTATGCTCCGATTTCTCCAAACGTCAGTTACATTTTTATCGTTCGAGCAGAAAATGACCAGGGACTTGGTATTCCGAGCCTCATGTCCGATCCGGTTTCCATTGGAAGAGAATTCAATCATGGAGAAGACATCAATCTCAGTGAAGCGCAAGCAACACTTTCGTCAGGGCAGGTGGTCAACCTCCTTGAAGCTAATGCAACCGATGCTACCAGTGTGCGACTGGCGTGGGAGATTGTTAACGGGCAGTATGTGGAAGGGTTCTATATTTACTCGCGCAAggtaaactccaacggaacgTATCGAACTTTGACAGTTCTACATGGTGGGGGTGCTTCTGCTTGTACGATAAATGGATTAGAAAAGTTTACCGAGTATGAGTTTTTCCTTGTACCATTCTACAAAACAATCCAGGGGCGTCCCTCGAATTCTAGATCAACGTGCACTTTAGAGGATG TTCCGACGGCATCACCAGTAAATCTGGAAGCAGTTCTACTGAATACCTCAGCAGTTTACCTCAAGTGGGAACCGCCGAGTAACAGCACGATAAATG GAAAATTGAAACACTatcacatcatcatcagagGTTACGACGTTCACAACATATCCAAAGTTCTTACCAATATGACTGTCGACGGAGAAGCACCAAAGTTACTGCTGGCTAATCTGTCTGCTGGTGTAACGTATTCTGTCAGTATTGCAGCGTCGACAAAGGTCGGAATTGGTCCGTACAGCATTCCTTCGATTTTAAGGCTAGACCCTCACACTAGGCGGCTTGATCATGGGTACACAAG ATATCCAATAAACCATGACTACTCACACGATATACTCACGCAAACATGGTTTATAATTCTGCTCGGTTCCATCATTGCCATTATCGTCTTTTTGTTCGGTGCCATCATTATTTTCCGCAGGATACAATTTATGAAACACAGCTCGTTGAACAATATGCACG GTAATCACGCTATCGGAACAGTCCGAAAGTTTCCTACTCTACCACTGAATCCTAATGGTGTGTGGATCGACCCGGGAGGTGGAGTTTGGCGACAAGCGAGCGACATTACTAAGGAAGTCATCACCGACTATGCTCAGGTTTCTGCCGCCCCAACACTTCCACTTCCAGATTATGAAAG ACTGTCCCCGCTGAATATGCCTGACTACGCGGAAGTGGCCGGGTGTTCATCATTCAAAAACGATCTGGGACAATCGGACCCTTGCTATGACAACTACGGGGCTTACGCTTCAACCACGCTGGTAGGCCGTTCGGTGCAACTGTACGCCCAAAACCAATTCGATGGCAAAAATGTCTACTCAGCGCCCACCGTTGTTACGGCCGCGGCAGCGTCCGGTGGATGTCACTACAATAATTTCATaaatcaacaacatcaacagcgccaccagcagcaactgcAAGCCCAGTACGGTCTCCATGGACCCCAACAAATGCATGCTCAGATACAGTCGCAACCGCATCAGCAACAAATCGGTGTGCACGATAAAAGGGAGCGGGATGCTAACGGACGCccgatcggtggtggtggaggtagCATAAAAAGCCAGAAAATGAACATCATCGAAAATCGGATGGCCGACATGTTGAACAATTTGAATCAATGTTCATCGTCGGGCCCTACGGCAAGCTATAGCACCGGTGGTGGCATGGGCTCGTCGTACGGTGGCTCAACGGTAAGTAATCTCAACAGTGGAAGCCACTGTAGCCTACTTCCGGCGGGCCAACCGATGGCAGCCTCGTCGACGCTGACAATGGATGTGATGAACAGCATGTCTGGTAGTGCGCCGGGTAGCGGTGGTGCAATCGGTGGAGGTAGCAGCAGTGTACCCCATACACCGCTTTTTGGCACGATTAAACGAACGACCAAGTACAACAAAATAGGCTACAATAAGGATAATAAACTCAATTTTGGCGATAATGGCCGATCGGTCGAGCAGCCGTTGTTCGTCAAGTCCAAGTACGATGGTACCTGGTCGTCCGTGCCGAGCTCGGTCACGATGGCATCAGCGGCCAGCAGCAACATGATTAATAATTCGCCatatcaacagcagcaccagcagcaacagcagcaacagcagcagcagcagcagcatcttccAGTTCCGCCCCTTTCGAGCACCAACAGTAtccatcaacagcagcagcttttgACAACAGTAGGCCCACCACACCCGCCTCCTCCACAGCTTCCACCAATTCAACAAGCGCCTTCAGTAGTTCATCACTTTCCTTCgggtcaccaccaccactcaaCTTCCGTTTCGTTGTTTCATGGTGGCAAAGAATCATCCCGATCGCCATCCCGTGTTTCACCGACTACGCACGGTctgcaaacaaataatttagATAACCATCCACCGCAGGAGTGCAACAATGGAACCAACACAATCACTAATGGTCAGGAAGCTTCTATTGGTTTCTCTGGGAACGCAAATCATCCGTTGCAACAAACACATCAATTAAGTGGAGACACCAATGTAGagaatgtataa